The segment CACAGAAAAAACATTATTCCTTTTTTATAAAATTGGACCTTCCCCTTCCACCTGGTGGGGAGCCTATAAAACTTCAGAAGATAACGGGAAAACATGGTCTCATGCTGTATTATTACCATCTGGAATTTTAGGTCCTATAAAGAATAAACCAATTCAGTTAGAAAGTGGCAGGATTATTAGTCCTTCAAGTGTGGAACTGGACGACGGTGAAGTATGGCGTGCACATATGGAAATTTCAGATGATTCAGGAAAAACCTGGAGAAAGATTCTGGTGAATCACGATTCAGAATATAAAGTAATTCAGCCGAGTATTGTTCAGCTAAAAGGAGGAATTTTAAAAGCTTTTTTCCGAAGTGATCAGGATTTTATTTTGGAAAGTGTGAGTAAGGATGATGGAGAAAATTGGTCTGCTTTTACACCCTCAAAATTGCCAAATCCAAATTCCGGAATTGATGCTGTTAGCCTTGATAATGGAATGTTTCTTATGGTTTACAATCCTTTAGCTTCTGGGCGGGATTGGTTTAATGGCAGGAATAAATTAAATCTTGCTGTTTCAAAAGATGCAGAAAACTGGCAGGATATATTGCAATTGGAGAATGAAGCTGAAGGTGAATTTAGTTACCCGGCAATCATCCAGGGAGAAGATGGACAAATTCATATTACGTATACCTACAATCGGGAGAAAATAAATTATGTTAGTTTGAAGTTTCTGAATTAAACTGAAAATGTCAATACCAGTTTTGAATTAGATAAACCCATTGTGAACTATTAAAGAACGTTTATTGATCAAGAAGTGGGGGTGTATTTAAATGATTTTGAATGTAAGATATCCGGATAAAGTTATAGGTGCCAACCTAATTTTTTAACCTCTGCTTCTCACCGAAAGAAAAATGTGGTTTAACAGGATTAAGTGTTTAATTTTTAATTCAATCATATAATATTATGAAAAGAAGAAATTTTATAAGAAATATAGGAATAGCAGGTGTAGGCTTGCCTTTGATCCCTAACAATCTATCTTTTGATTTATCTGGTAATAAGAATATACCAGTTCATAGTCCGGTTTCTATTACCACCTGGAATTTTCAGGAAGCTAATAGAACAGCAGGCGAGTTACTACAAAAGGGAATCTCTGCTCTCGATGCAGTTGAGCAAGGGGTGAGAAT is part of the Antarcticibacterium sp. 1MA-6-2 genome and harbors:
- a CDS encoding exo-alpha-sialidase, which encodes MRKKTRVCWFMILLSCITSRAQEDIEFEILKNEFIYSEADFASSHASTVAELKDGKLISAWFGGTHERHQDVSIYTSFKKKGKWSPPKKVADGVINDSLRYPTWNPVLFNTEKTLFLFYKIGPSPSTWWGAYKTSEDNGKTWSHAVLLPSGILGPIKNKPIQLESGRIISPSSVELDDGEVWRAHMEISDDSGKTWRKILVNHDSEYKVIQPSIVQLKGGILKAFFRSDQDFILESVSKDDGENWSAFTPSKLPNPNSGIDAVSLDNGMFLMVYNPLASGRDWFNGRNKLNLAVSKDAENWQDILQLENEAEGEFSYPAIIQGEDGQIHITYTYNREKINYVSLKFLN